The genome window TATAGGACCAAAATTAATGTATTCAAAGTTAGACAATGCTTCTTGAACATTGTTATCCTATTCTTGCAGATCCTGATGATCCACTGAAGACAACTGATCAAACCAGGCGCCTTGGTCTAATCGTAAGTATATTGACTTTTCTTTTATCAGGAAGACCTCCTTTTCTCTTGGTTCAATTGAGAACCCTTTGCCATCAGATGAAAATACACGTTGAGAGTGATATACATGTTGTATCTATCCATGATGGCCATGCATATTGAGAATGACACTGTGTTGCATTTTCTATTGTGAACGTCATTCACTTTAAATGGAGCTCTTTGCTTTTTCTTTGCATTTTATTCTGTTGTTGTCCTCCCATACTCATCCTACAATATTGGAAGACACTTTGTAGGTAGGTACACAGGCATCTCCAACATCACTGTTTCCTGTATTGTTTTGCAGATACGTAGGGGGCCTGCTGTAATGCTGGTCTCGCCAACAGATGGAACAGATGAAATTGCAAACCCCTTTATCCAACTGGATGGAACAAGTAGATTTCGTACTTGTTAATCAAATGATCTCCGTATCTTTTATTAGCAGTTTGCCGCTTTGTTATAACAAAtttttatttgagaaaaaaatcattttagTGGCACTTCAAACTGTCTGGATATTAATCTGATCATTACCCCCCACTGGTTTCAAGTATTTCACACCTCTAGTCTGCTCTGTTTTGAATTATTACCTGGATGTGTTTCACCATATTTTGACATTGTGTTTAGAGCTGTAAAACTCCCCCCTAGTAAATTCTGATTAGTCTTCAGATACTTCCATTCTACTTGGTAGCAACATTGCTCCGTTTGCTTAGCTTTTAGGCTTCACTCTTCAGCTGAATGGTCCAGTGGTCAAGTGGGAAAGCTTTGCTCCCACATTGTTCTCTCTTAAGGTGTAGCAGCTTTCCAGATTCAAGTCATGATGTGTTGGTTGTTTGGTATGGCAGGATGTCGATTTTATTTGCTGGCATGCTCTCTGCTTGGCTCGGAACAATACTCGGACAACAGAAGGAAGAAGGCACGGCATGAATAAGCTGCCACCGCAGGAACTGCGGGTCACATGGTCCTCCTCCTGCCGTAAGAAGAAGCTGCAGAGAGGAAGACGAGACGAGGTGGGCTGGCGGGGGTCCTCGCTTTTCTTCGGCCTCCTCGATACAAGGATGGGGTGGACCGCCTCCACCTCTTCCCCTTCGCTCCGGGATAAACTGCAACCGAACAATGATCGGAACGTGCCATGCTGGTCGCCCGATATGATGATAAGGTCCTCACTACCTTTTTAACTGATCGCCTTGTCCTCTTCCATTATGCATTCTTAATGAGCGGTTTCAACAACAACAGCCGCAGGCCATCATCACCTCGTCCTAACTATATGATGGTACGGTTCCATGCTTCCTCTTCCTTCTGTGCTATAAACTGATTTGGATCATCTAATCTCTAAAATAACATATGCTCATTCGAGGAATATGGCCAATCTTCGTCTTATATGCAGCCATCCTTTATTCTTTGGGATTTTTCTTGTAGTGTAAAACACATAAGAGACCTTCGACAACAGTAGCGAGATCAGGTGGCAAAAGCTGTTATATTACAATTCAACCCCTGAACTTCCGTTTGATTCCAACGGAGGCCGTTGGTTAACCTGAAAAATATAACAGGGAAAACAATCTGGCCAGCGAACTCACGTCACCGTCAAGACTCGGCAAACGACTCCGACGACGCTGACGGCGATGCTGCTGCTGGTTGTTGTTGGTGGAGGACTCTTAAGTAATCTCGGACGTCGAATCCCACCCCTTCTTCGCCGTCTACCACCGGCGCTAGGAACGGCGGCCGCGACACCTCGGGGAGCAGCTCCCACATCACCCCCTCGAAGAAGGGATGCGCCTTCACCTCATCGGCACCCCTGGCGTGCCCCAGACGCTGGGTCGGGTCCTTGGCGAGGAGCCGCTCGATGAGATCGGTGAGGTCGGTGCGCCGCTGTCCGGAGAACTGGGGCGGCCGCGTGAGCACGTTGCGGAACGTCTCCTTCCGGTTCCGCCCCCGGAACGGCGTCCTCCCGTACGCCATCTCGTATGCCAGGATCCCCAGAGCCCACCAGTCCACCGCGAAACCGTGCCCGTCGCCGCGCACCACCTCCGGGGCCACGTACTCCTCCGTCCCTACGAAGGAGAACGACCGCTCGTCGCCTCCGCCTGAGGTGGAGGGAGAGCTCGTCCTTCGGCGGCTCAGCGGCGAGACCCTGGCCGACCTGGCGTTCTTCTTGAGGTGGTCTTCCGCGGTGCCGAAGACGAAGATCCGGGCAAGACTCCGGCGGTGGCGACGGTTGTGATCAGAGGGGAGTGGAGGCGGAGGACGAAGAGGGGAGAGGTTGGCGGAGGATCTCGAGGGGAGGTAGCGGGAGAGGTCGAAGTCGGTGAGGGTAATGTGGCCGGAGGACTGGAGGAGGACGTTCTCGGGTTTAAGGTCACGGTAGGCGATGCGGAGGGAGTGGAGGTGGGCGAGGGCGGCGATGATCTCGGAGAGGTAGAACCGGATGGCGGCGATGGAGAAGGCGTCGTCGTCAGGGGAGAGGGAGCGGCGGAGAGCGTGGAGATCGCCGCCGGAGCAGTAGGGAAGTGCCCACGCGAGGAGGTCGGGCGTATCCACGGAGCCGAGAAGGGAGGGCAGGAAAGGGTGGTGGTTGCGGCTGTCAGACTGAGAAAAGGCAGAGAGGAGGGACAGCTCCCAGCGGGCACGACGGAGGGCGTCGGGCTTGGCGGAGGCGCACCGCTTGTCGACCACCTTGAGAGCGAAGAGCGCGGGGAGGAGGGACGGGGCCGGGTCCCGGTCGGCGGCCCTGACGAGGAAGACGGTGCCCATGGCTCCGCGGCCCAGGACGCGGACTGCCCTGAGCCGGTCGAGGTCCAGCACTGCCTCCTCCATCAGGATTTGCAGCACTGCGTGGTGTACGCTACAGGTATGGCGTGCCAATGTTTTGTTTACTTACGTCGTCTTTGCTTGCTTCAGTCTCCtgtcaacttcttcttcttcttcggtcagATGTGGTGAtggagaggcaacaaaggagagaCGTCTCGGTGGAGGGAGTAGGAGACGATGCAcacaaaagaaagagagagagcagGTGGCGGGTTATAATGAAGTCGCTGTAAGTGTATGTGTATGTTTGCAcatctaaatattttatagatattGATTTAATGATTGCTTCACAGAATCATACATGTACTTTTTTTTGGACGGAGATTACCGTCGAGAGTAAAAACTTCAGGAGACAGGAGCTGCTAAGAATTCTGGTACGAAATCTGCACTAATTAATCATCCCAGCTTTAGTTTGACCATTTAATTAGAGTATATTTAGTGTGTTATGTCAAATATTTGGCTAAGCATTAATACTGGCTGGCATAATAGTGGTAGTAAACTAAACAGTTGAGCGATAAACCAGGAGATTGTTAAATGGTTAGCTACAATAGCCAGAGGAATTTTGAATGTTAAAAGTTCTTAGAAGAAGGGTAGGTAGAGTGCAATAGAAGGAGAACTGAGCTGGGATCCTTCGCTACTCATGTTTTCTTATTGGTGATATGACTACCCGTACATCGATGGTGTAGAAAATGAAGGATTCCTTCCATTGGAGTGAGGAGATTGATAACGTGAGACAAGGGGAGGGGGGGAGGAGGTGGTACGGTTGATTTGTGTAGGAATCACATGCAAAGAGAAATCAATTCACAAGGAATGATAAGATGAGTGAGGCTTTCTTCTGCAGCAGCCGATTCCCTTCCCTACAATAATAATTGCCTATAGGCTGCTCATCAGTccggaggaagaagaaaaggcttctttctccccctttcctGTTGAttcgtttcagagcaattgaagtCTGGGAGTTGCATGGTTAACGTATGACCGCAGCGAACATGACTTTGCTTGAATCAACCTTTGTAAAGCATATTACATCCCTGGATTTCAGCCGGAAATTGGGTGATCTCCACTTTTGTTATACTATTTGTTAATTTCTCTTCTTTGGTAGGGTTGGCATTAAGATAATCTaaatataagagagagagagagagagagagagaggacttaACTAATAGTACAAAAGAAGGTTCCTTTGGTAAGGTGGCAGACTTAAATTTTGGTACACATTACATGTAGAAATGTGACAGGATACTACTGCTCTCTAAGACTGGAGTGGGATGATAGGTTAGTCACAAGGGTATTtagtacacaaaaaaaaaaggtccTTCCGAGTAGGTGCATCAACAAAGAAGATCATCTAGTGATCTTAGGATTTCTTTGGTTGGAAGATAAAGTGATCACTTAAATTGCAATGCTGTTCCTAATCAAGTGAATTAAAGATTCAAACAATATGTTGGAGCATTAATTAGTAATCTACCCCAGAACTACATTTCTGATCAGTATTTTTATCCAAAGTTTTGCAGTTTTCAGTATCTAGTTTCAAGTTTCTTTTCTTCAGGAAATTTACTGACTTCTACTAAACTAAGTTGTCAATGTTAAGAAGCATCAAGTCAACTTCTTGTACTGTATAGAACACTATCCCATTTCTTAGTTGTTAATCCAACCAGAAGAAATCATAATGAATGCATTGGTTTAACTAGGACAACTACAAATGGCTAAGTCAACATGTAATTAGTTTGCCAACATGACAACCTAGAAAGTCCTCAGCAAGAGTAAGGAGATTTTTCAGATGATTGAGACACACATCAAGCATGCTATGACTTTGTTCTCAAAGCTCTACATGATCTGGCTTGCGTTCCAGCTCACGACATGGCTGATGTTTAATTCTACTACATCTGATCAATTCAAGATAGTCCAGGACTTGTTCCAAAACAAGTTATTTTGTTTCCTTAATTTCTAATAGCCATTTATTGATGATATGATCAATATTTATTGGATAATCGGAACTTGACACGTGAAACTCAATTATTATCCTATTTTACTTCAAGTGACTCGTCATCCTATTCGCTTCATCTAACAAAGCATTCATCATAGTCACTTTCTAGACGAAGACCAGCTTCCTTTATTCTGCCTTATCTTTCTTCTTGTTGCTAAACAAAGTCCCTACTAAATGATACAAGATTGAGAAAGTTAAGGATTGTTGGTGACTCCGGTCGGCCATCATTGGGTCGTGGGAGAAATCTTAACCCCGACTTCTCTAGTGGGGTCAGAGTTCGTTGTGTCCATGCATGCACTTCCACTATGGTTACAATGGTTGGCAACATGAACAAGCTTCAAGGCAAAGGGAAGGAGATTTGTTGGGAGTGACTCGGTCGATCATCATACACCTAGTGATGAAAAAGAAGGGTTCTTTTTTTACGGTTTCAATATTGGTGCTTGATCATGTAAAGGGAGACATCACGCAAAAGGAATTGGTTTTTAATACCCAATCATGCAGCACATATATATCACTTGTGATAGTGTTGGGCTTCTTCACTAAAGTTGCCAATAGAGGAAAGTCACGAAGGATGTCAAAGTGAGTGTAAAATAGATgatccctttatatatatatttatgtatgcgatatactgattcataataaattaataatattataatatatataatttaaattaaaaaaaataaaatttattttgaaaaaaaagaacaacaaagattgTAGCAACAAATGATGAAAAGACaaagacaaaaataaaaaagactgaAGATGGAGGACAAATGAGAAAAAATTAGACCATCACATCATAAACGCAATATGTAAGCACAAAGAGGACAAAGTGAGATTCGATGACAATGAAAATGTTTAGAAGGAAAAAATATCAAGAGTGTCAGATCGATTTATATTCACCTGAGGTAAAACCAAAAGTTACGATTTGCATCCATCTGGGACAAAACCAAATGTTCCTGAGCTCATAATCAGTAAGAGACATTCACCTAAggtaaaaccaaaatttttttaaaattaaattatatattataataataataatttattatgaatcaacataCATAAATAAATTCTAATGTCTTTTAACTCAAACTAACAAAATTTATATGctatactttttaaaatataaaaattattttaaatttgaataaattataaggattaaaataaatcttaatctaataaataatcataattataatttattttaataagTTTTCTcacaatgagttttattaaaagaGACGAATTAAAATAGCTTCTAATGTTAAAACAATAATTCGatggatttatttttttattaatataattctttataaattaaaaaaaataatatcatataattacggataaattaaaaaaaaacttttctaTTTCAAAAGTTCTTACAAAACATCTCAACTATCAAAAATTCCAACAAAACActcattattaaataaaaaaacatcAAATCAATTCAAGTCGGATCCGCCTCCTCCTCCGTATTAGTAGTTCTCCAATCGAATCGAGTCATATACCTTCTAACAACTCACCATCTCCTCCCTCCGTATTAGTTCTCCCACTCCGTCACCTCCTCCAACTCCACCAATAgcgcttcctcctccctcttagcTATCTCCTCGCCTCCCCATTAGGTTCCCTCCCACATGGCTTTAGCCTCCTCTCAATCCGACGTTTCCTCCCCCACGCCATTAGTTTCCTTCTCCCTCTCTCCTATGGCTTCATCCTCCTCCCACTCCACCCTGAGGAAGAGGATGAAGCAAATATGGAGTGGGCGGAGGAGACGAAGGTAGAATGAGAGGAAGAAGCTAAGGAGAAGATAAAGAAAGCCAACGAGAAGAGAGAAGACGACGGAGTGAAACGTTGAAGAGGCGATAGAAGTAAGAGGATGAGAAGGTGATAAAGGTAAAGTAAGAAGAGGCGAATGTGAAGTGGGAGAAGCCGATAGGGAGGGAGAGGAGGCGACGATGTGAGAGGAGAAAGTGAAATGGAGGTGAAAGAGACAAAGGGATTTTGAGAGAAATCAAAAGGCAAATTTAGACCTAAATTGAATAaattaaggttttattgaacataattcatTCCAAAAaactaattaaatattaaaaatccaAATCATACTTAGTCAAAGTCGATCgtctttttatgattttattaaggACATTTTGATCAATGTTTTTAAAAATAACCcttgataaaaattaaatatgaaaatataatCTCGTAAAAGATCGTTAAAGacttttttttgataaattactCAAAATAATTCTAATATAATTAGTATCATTTTGTATatttgtttaataattttataataatacattattaaaattaaaaaatgaaataaaactgGAGGGATTTTTTGTAGAAATACAAAAAAACGCCGAATTACATGGGAGACGACATCAGTGAAAAACAAATAACAGAGATTTTCGAATAAAATACCCTAATAAAATTGATAAAACAGTTATTCAAAGAGACATTTGGTTCAAATGACGGAAACAAGCTTTACCATATAAGTTGATTAGTTGCAGTGTTTAATATGATTGCAAACAATATCAAAAACAAAGAACGAAGATAATGCCATCTCCCAAAGCTTAATGTGCTTTTAGCCTAAAATGCCACCGAGCCTGTCTACCAAAACTTAATGCTCTTGTATTCTAAGAAAGCTACCGAGGAAATCCAACTCTGCAAGCAAATGTGATAAGATATGGAACCCCAATGGAACACGAGACAGCACCAAAAGAAAAAGCCGCACGTGTAACGAAGGGCACCGTCCATCTCCCGAGCATGTAACTGTGTCAGCCATTGGATTTCTCCGGCCGACACCTGACTTATGATCGGTAGCAAAATTAAGAGAGAAAATTGGGGGAAAAACATCACGAACTATTGCATTTCTAAACGGTGAAAGAAGCTAAAGATCTAGTAGAAGAAGAAAACACCGATCAAACGAAATCCAAAGAGAGAAGAGGGGGGCGGGCGGGGTAAAGGCGTGTATTCCAGAGGCGTGAAGAAAGCCACACTCCATCATTGATAGGTGGGATTAACTTTGCTTTGGCTGGTCACAGGAAGCCTTCACCCATGGCGAACAAAGAGATCGCCCACGGCTACGACGGAGGAAGAGGGTAACGGCTGGTGCGTGGGTAGGGTTTACTAACGAGGGGAAGCAAGAGGCAAGTGATGTCGAATGCTTGGTTATTTATAGGCTGGCTGGCTTACGGTTTGGGTCGGACACATGTTTGTTGGACGCAACAAACTTGGGCCCAAATTGAGGCCCATTACGTGGCTCTATTAGCCTTATAGGACGacgaaaataattaatttttttctcgaCAAAATTCACTATTTTCTGAtttctaaataatatattttttacctAATATCTAAAAATATcctcatataatatttttcatataatattttttaacatttttaataatattaaaaataatataatatttttaatactatattacaataattttattttattattaaaaatattatattgtaaTATTTTTGTAGTGTTGTTGAAAACActgtaatattaaaatattataaacacgCTAGAATGCAGTGTCATATGCTGTGtcacaatatttttttgatattattaaaaatattataatatatttacaagaaaaaaagaaattattttagctattatgtaaaaaatactgtttgaaaattctaaaaatagagatacttttcaaaaaaaaaatacccCGCATTATTTACAGGAGTTCGATGATCCAAGATCGTAAATATGCACACTCACAATACAGTTCGTTGCTCTTGAGATCAATTCACTCCTCTCAGCGTTACATGAAAGCCTTCTCCGGATGCATACCATCGAAACCTCTCCGGCCTTGTCTCCCTCCTACTTCCTACCGCTCCGTCGCCGCTCTCCTCCTTCCCGCCTCTTCGGTTCCGCTCCCGAACTCCTCTCCGCCGCACCCATTGGTCGAAACCTTCGCCAGCCTATGCCACCGAGGCGCCTTCTCCGACGCCATCGCTGCCATGGGTTCCCTCGAGGTTCACGGCCTTCGCGCCGACCCCATCTCGTACTCAAACCTCATCAAGCTCTGCATCAGGAACAATGCCGTCGACGAAGGCCGGCTCGTCCATCGCCACCTCTCTTCGGACGGTGACCACCCTGAGCTGTTCCTCTCGAACACTTTGATGAGCATGTACACGAAATTTGGCCTCGTAAACGAGGCACGACAGCTGTTCGATAGAATGGGTGAGAGAAATGTAGTGTCCTGGACTACCATGATCTCCGTGATGACGAATCTCAAGCGGAATGAAGAAGCCTTAAGGCTTCTGATCTCTATGCAAAGGGAAGGGGTGGCTCCCAATATGTACACTTTCTCAGCTGTTCTCCGGGCCTGCCAAACATTGGCGTCCCTCTGGTCGGTTCATTGTTGCATTGTTAAGTATGGTTTGGAATCGGATGTCTTCGTCAGGAGCTCTCTCATTGATGTCTACTCGAAATTTGGTGATCTGGACTACGGATATCGGGTTTTTAAGGAGATGGCGACACGCGACTTGGTGGTTTGGAATTCCATTATCGGTGGCTTTGCGCAGGGCGGAGATGGATACAAGGCTATCAATCTATTTGCCCAGATGAAGAGGGCGGGCTTCTTGGCAAACCAAGGCACATTGGCCAGTGTTTTGAGAGCTTGCACCGGAATGGTGCTACTCGAGATGGGAAGGCAAGTTCATGTCCATGTGCTCAAGCATGAGAGGGATTTGATTCTGCACAACGCACTGCTAGACATGTATTGCAAGTGTGGGAGCTTGGAGGACGCAGATGCTGTGTTCCAGAGGATGTCAGAGAGGGATGTGATCTCATGGAGCACGATGATCTCAGGCTTGGCACAGAATGGAAGAAGCAGTGACGCATTGAAGCTTTTCGAGTCCATGAAGATTTTGGGTCCTAAACCAAACTATATCACCATTGTGGGAGTTCTGTTTGCCTGTAGCCATGCTGGTCTTGTGGAAGATGGGTGGTACTACTTCAGGTCTATGAAGAAACTCTTCGATATACAGCCAGGAAGAGAGCACTATGGTTGCATGGTCGATCTACTTGGGAGAGCTGGGAAGCTCGAGGAAGCTCTCGAGTTTATCCAGGATATGAATTTTGAACCTGATACAGTCATCTGGAGAACACTTCTTGGAGCTTGCAGAGTTCACAAGAATGCAAATTTAGCAGCACATGCAGCTAGGGAGATTCTTAGATTACAACCAGATGATGAAGGGGCATATATACTCTTATCCAACATTTATGCTGATTCTCACCGATGGAATGAGGTGGAACAGGTGAGGAAATCCATGAGAGACCGTCGGGTGAGGAAGGAGCCAGGTCGCAGCTGGATCGAAGTGGGCAAAAAGATCCATGTCTTCATCGTTCTGGACATGTCACACCCACAAGCAGATGGCATTGAGAAAGAATTGAGCCGTTTGATCAGTAGAATTGCCAACATAGGGTACGTGCCGGACACAGATTTTGTGTTGCATGATGTAGGAAAAGAGCAGAAGGAAGAATCACTACGGTACCACAGTGAGAAGCTAGCAATTGCATTTGGAGTGTTGAACTCAACCAGAAGTAAGCCGATCAGGATAATGAAGAACCTAAGGATATGTGGTGAC of Musa acuminata AAA Group cultivar baxijiao chromosome BXJ1-7, Cavendish_Baxijiao_AAA, whole genome shotgun sequence contains these proteins:
- the LOC135678141 gene encoding serine/threonine-protein kinase UCN-like, giving the protein MEEAVLDLDRLRAVRVLGRGAMGTVFLVRAADRDPAPSLLPALFALKVVDKRCASAKPDALRRARWELSLLSAFSQSDSRNHHPFLPSLLGSVDTPDLLAWALPYCSGGDLHALRRSLSPDDDAFSIAAIRFYLSEIIAALAHLHSLRIAYRDLKPENVLLQSSGHITLTDFDLSRYLPSRSSANLSPLRPPPPLPSDHNRRHRRSLARIFVFGTAEDHLKKNARSARVSPLSRRRTSSPSTSGGGDERSFSFVGTEEYVAPEVVRGDGHGFAVDWWALGILAYEMAYGRTPFRGRNRKETFRNVLTRPPQFSGQRRTDLTDLIERLLAKDPTQRLGHARGADEVKAHPFFEGVMWELLPEVSRPPFLAPVVDGEEGVGFDVRDYLRVLHQQQPAAASPSASSESFAES
- the LOC103990872 gene encoding pentatricopeptide repeat-containing protein At2g03880, mitochondrial, which gives rise to MKAFSGCIPSKPLRPCLPPTSYRSVAALLLPASSVPLPNSSPPHPLVETFASLCHRGAFSDAIAAMGSLEVHGLRADPISYSNLIKLCIRNNAVDEGRLVHRHLSSDGDHPELFLSNTLMSMYTKFGLVNEARQLFDRMGERNVVSWTTMISVMTNLKRNEEALRLLISMQREGVAPNMYTFSAVLRACQTLASLWSVHCCIVKYGLESDVFVRSSLIDVYSKFGDLDYGYRVFKEMATRDLVVWNSIIGGFAQGGDGYKAINLFAQMKRAGFLANQGTLASVLRACTGMVLLEMGRQVHVHVLKHERDLILHNALLDMYCKCGSLEDADAVFQRMSERDVISWSTMISGLAQNGRSSDALKLFESMKILGPKPNYITIVGVLFACSHAGLVEDGWYYFRSMKKLFDIQPGREHYGCMVDLLGRAGKLEEALEFIQDMNFEPDTVIWRTLLGACRVHKNANLAAHAAREILRLQPDDEGAYILLSNIYADSHRWNEVEQVRKSMRDRRVRKEPGRSWIEVGKKIHVFIVLDMSHPQADGIEKELSRLISRIANIGYVPDTDFVLHDVGKEQKEESLRYHSEKLAIAFGVLNSTRSKPIRIMKNLRICGDCHTFAKLVAKSEDMTIIIRDPVRFHHFQDGACSCGDYW